Genomic window (Syntrophales bacterium):
GAAGGCAACCAGCGCCGCGGTGATGGCGACGGAGCAGGGGAGCAAGGCCGTGGATGCGGGGGTAAAGCAGTCGGCGCAGTCAGGAGAAGCGATCCGGGCGTTGGCGGAGAGCACCGGGGAGGCGGTGCAGGCGGCAACCCAGATCGTGGCGTCCAGTCAGCAGCAGGTGGTGGGGATGGATCAGATCGGGACAGCCATGGAAAACATCAATCAAGCCGGGGCGGAGACTGCGGCCAGCATGAGGCAAGCGGAAGTGTCGGCGCAGAACCTGCATGAGTTGGGACAGAAACTGAAGCGGCTGGTGGAACAGTATAAAATCTGAAGCGGGTGAGTGGGATGGACACAAAAGACGGCGAATTTCTCAAGCGACTCCGGGCAACGTTTCGGGTTGAGGCCGAGGAACATATCCGCGCGATCTCTTCCGGTCTTATCGAACTGGAGAAAACGCCGACGACAAAGAGAGGTATGGAAGTTATCGAAACCGTGTTCCGTGAGGCGCACAGTCTCAAGGGCGCGGCCCGTTCCGTGAACCTGAGGGAGATTGAATCCATCTGCCAACCGCTGGAGGGCGCATTTGTCGCGCTGAAACGCCGGGAGATTGTCTTGTCGCCGGCGCTGTGTGATCTGTTTCACCAGGCGGTTGATAACGTCGCGCAGCTCGTCTCAGCCGCAGATGGGGAACGAACGTTGTCAGACCGGGCGCGAGCCAGGGAACTGATCCAGCAATTAATGAAGGTTTCACAGGGCGCCTCTCCGCCTGAAAAGTCGGAGGAATCCGGGTCTGTTGCGGAAGCTCAACCAAGCGAGGTTGTGCCGGATCCTCCTCCCCGCAAGGAGGAAACAACCCCGCAAATCCCATCGGCAAAGGAAACGCCGGTTTCGATCGAAACCGTGAGAATACCCACGTCCAAGTTGGACTCGCTCCTCCTCCAGGCGGAGGAACTGATTCTTGCCAATATGGCTGCCGGTCAGCGGAGCATCGAATGGCAGGAGATCAGCCAGGAGCTTGTCTCGTGGAAGACGGAATCAACGAAGTGGAAAGATCGGCAGCCCACGATGGCCGCGCCGGCATTCAGCGAATTTCTGGGGTTTCATGAGGCGCGCCTGAACGCCCTTCAAAGTCGGGTTGCTGACGTAGCGGAGACGGCGAAACAGGATCATCGCGCAATCACGCGGTTGGTGGACGTACACCTGGAGGCTATGAAGCAAACCCTGATGCTTCCGATCACGTCCTTCGTGGAGGTTTTCCCCAAGCTGGTCCGCGATCTGGCGCACGACCAGGGCAAGGAAGTGGACTTGGTCATTCGCGGCGCGGAGATCGAGATTGACAAGCGGATCCTCGAAGAACTGAAAGACCCGCTGATCCACCTCCTGCGGAATTGCGTGGACCACGGCATCCAAAAGCCCGAGGAACGCGCGCGCCGGAACAAACCTCCGCGCGGAACGATCAGGCTCTCCTTCGGCGCAAGAAACGGTCGCCAGGTCGAGATTCTGGTCTCCGACGACGGCACGGGCATTGACGCGGATCAGGTTCGGGCGGCGGCGATCAAGGCCGGCATTGTTTCGCCGGAGGTGGCCGGCAAACTCGATTCGCAGACGATATTGTCGTTCATATACCAATCGGGAATTACCACCAGCCCCATCATTACAGACATATCGGGGCGCGGTCTGGGCCTGGCGATTGTGCGCGAAAAGACGGAGAAACTCGGCGGGGCCGTGTCCGTGGACAGCCTCATCAATGTCGGGACGACGGTCCGCCTCATCCTGCCGCTGACGCTTGCCACGTTCAGGGGGGTATTGGTGCGGGCGGGTGAGCAGGTGTTCGTTCTGCCGACAATCAATGTTGAGCGCGTGCTGCGGGTGGGTCCGGGGGAGATCAAAACCGTAGAAAACCGGGAGACGCTTCAGGTGGACGGACATATCCTCTCGGCGGTCAGGCTGGGAGACGCCTTGGATGTGCCTGTACGAAACAACGGGTCTTCATCGGCCGTAATTTCTGCTGCGACCGCAAGCCATATCCCCGTTGTGATCCTCACTTCCGCGGATAAGCGCATTGCCTTTCTGGTAGATGAGGTTCTCGACGAGCATCAGGTCCTGGTGAAGGGTTTGGGCAAGCAACTGAGGCGTGTGCGCAACATAGCCGGCGCCACCGTCCTGGGAACCGGCCAGGTTGTGCCCGTACTCAACGTCCCTGACCTGATGAAATCGGCTGTCCGAACGGCGGGAACGGTCAGAGCGGCGGCGATCGAAAATGGGCCGGCGAGAACGGGAAGCATTCTTGTGGCGGAAGATTCGATCACCTCGCGGACGCTGATCAAGAACATCCTGGAAACGGCCGGCTACCAGGTGGCAACGGCAGTGGACGGCGTTGATGCCTTCACGCAAGTCCGCAGCGGCGAATTCGACATAGTGGTGTCGGATGTGGATATGCCGCGGATGAGCGGTTTTGAGCTCACGGCCAAGATTCGCGCCGACAAGCAACTCAGCGAGTTGCCGGTGGTGCTGGTGACCGCCCTCGAATCGCGCGAGGACCGGGAGCGCGGCATCGAAGTCGGCGCGAATGCCTACATCGTCAAGAGCAGTTTCGATCAAAGCAATCTGCTGGAAGTGATCCGCAGATTTCTTTAACCCTTTCACCATGGAGACAGGCATGATCAAGGTTCTCATTGTTGAAGATTCGAAAGTCATCCAGGAATTTCTGGCGCATATTCTCACTTCCGATCCGTCCATGCAGGTGGTGGGCGTCGCCGACAACGGCGAAGAAGCCCTTGAAGCGGTAAAACAAAAGCGGCCCGATGTCATTACGATGGACATCCACATGCCCAAGGTCGGTGGTTTTGAGGCGACCCGAACGATCATGGAAGTAGCGCCGACGCCGATCGTCATCGTGACCGGAAGCCTCAGAGCCAAAGAACTCGCCTCCACATTCCGCGCCGTGGAAGCCGGCGCTTTGGCAGTGGTTCTCCGCCCGCCGGGGATCGGCCACCCGGAGCATGAAACAGCCGCCGGAGAACTGATCCGGACGGTAAAACTGATGTCCGAGATCAAGGTTGTGAAACGCCACCCTGCGGTAAAAAGAAGAGTGCCGCCACCGACGGAGAGAATGGAAGTCCGGAAAACAGACGTTCAAATTCAAGCAATTGCGATCGGCGCTTCCACCGGGGGACCGCCGGTGCTGCAACAGATTCTTTCCGGTTTACCCCGGAACCTGCCTGTCCCCGTGCTCATGGTTCAGCACATTGCGGCAGGGTTTGCCAATGGTTTCGTAGAATGGCTTTCCGGCACCACCCACTTTCCGGTGCACATCGCTTTACATGGCGAGTATCCTCTGCCGGGACACGGGTATATCGCCCCGGATGGTTTTCACTTAGGGATCGGAAACGGCCCGCGCATTGTTCTCAGCGATCACGCGCCGGAGAATGGTTTGCGACCTTCGGTTGCGTATCTCTTTCGCTCCGTCGCGCAAACCCTGGGTCCGCGAGCGGTGGGTGTACTGCTGACCGGTATGGGCCGTGATGGGGCGGCGGAATTGAAGGAAATGAAAGACAGGGGCGCCGTCACCATTGTTCAGGATGAGGAGAGTTCCATCATCTTCGGCATGCCTGGGGAAGCGGTTGCCCTGAATGCGCATACCTATATACTTTCCCCGGATAAAATCATCACGCTGTTGGGAACGCTTGCGGAGACCCAGTCAAATTCCAAAACGAAGCTTGAGTGAGGATAGCCATGATTGTGGGCAAAAAAGAGAACACCATAAATATCCTGATCGTCGAGGACAGTCCGACACAGGCGGAAAAGCTGAAACATATCCTGGAGGAACAGGGGCATCAGGTCATTCACGCCATGAACGGCAGAGATGCGCTTGCGATCCTGAACGATCAAATGCCGAATCTGGTCATTAGCGACATCATCATGCCCGAGATGGACGGTTTTGAACTTTGCCGTAATATCAAGGCAGACGAAAGACTCTGGAGCACCCCGGTCATCCTGCTTACCTCCCTTTCGGATCCGCAGGATGTCATCAAGGCAGTGCAATGCGGCGCAGATCAATTCGTCACCAAGCCTTACGACGAAAAGCACCTCCTCACCACCGTTGAGCACCTTCTTCTTGACAAGAATAAGCACGGTCGAGAGGAAAACCAAAAAGGCATTCATATTTTCTATATGGATGAAAAATTTTTAATCACATCGCACCGGCGGCAGATCCTCAACCTCCTTCTTTCAATATACGAAGCGGCGATCTCAAAGAACCGCGATTTGATCAGAACACAGGATGAACTGAAGAGTCTCAACGATGATCTCGAGGAAATCGTCAACAAGAGGACTGCCACCCTGCACAGCG
Coding sequences:
- a CDS encoding hybrid sensor histidine kinase/response regulator, with translation MDTKDGEFLKRLRATFRVEAEEHIRAISSGLIELEKTPTTKRGMEVIETVFREAHSLKGAARSVNLREIESICQPLEGAFVALKRREIVLSPALCDLFHQAVDNVAQLVSAADGERTLSDRARARELIQQLMKVSQGASPPEKSEESGSVAEAQPSEVVPDPPPRKEETTPQIPSAKETPVSIETVRIPTSKLDSLLLQAEELILANMAAGQRSIEWQEISQELVSWKTESTKWKDRQPTMAAPAFSEFLGFHEARLNALQSRVADVAETAKQDHRAITRLVDVHLEAMKQTLMLPITSFVEVFPKLVRDLAHDQGKEVDLVIRGAEIEIDKRILEELKDPLIHLLRNCVDHGIQKPEERARRNKPPRGTIRLSFGARNGRQVEILVSDDGTGIDADQVRAAAIKAGIVSPEVAGKLDSQTILSFIYQSGITTSPIITDISGRGLGLAIVREKTEKLGGAVSVDSLINVGTTVRLILPLTLATFRGVLVRAGEQVFVLPTINVERVLRVGPGEIKTVENRETLQVDGHILSAVRLGDALDVPVRNNGSSSAVISAATASHIPVVILTSADKRIAFLVDEVLDEHQVLVKGLGKQLRRVRNIAGATVLGTGQVVPVLNVPDLMKSAVRTAGTVRAAAIENGPARTGSILVAEDSITSRTLIKNILETAGYQVATAVDGVDAFTQVRSGEFDIVVSDVDMPRMSGFELTAKIRADKQLSELPVVLVTALESREDRERGIEVGANAYIVKSSFDQSNLLEVIRRFL
- the cheB gene encoding chemotaxis-specific protein-glutamate methyltransferase CheB, translated to MIKVLIVEDSKVIQEFLAHILTSDPSMQVVGVADNGEEALEAVKQKRPDVITMDIHMPKVGGFEATRTIMEVAPTPIVIVTGSLRAKELASTFRAVEAGALAVVLRPPGIGHPEHETAAGELIRTVKLMSEIKVVKRHPAVKRRVPPPTERMEVRKTDVQIQAIAIGASTGGPPVLQQILSGLPRNLPVPVLMVQHIAAGFANGFVEWLSGTTHFPVHIALHGEYPLPGHGYIAPDGFHLGIGNGPRIVLSDHAPENGLRPSVAYLFRSVAQTLGPRAVGVLLTGMGRDGAAELKEMKDRGAVTIVQDEESSIIFGMPGEAVALNAHTYILSPDKIITLLGTLAETQSNSKTKLE